From a region of the Phaseolus vulgaris cultivar G19833 chromosome 6, P. vulgaris v2.0, whole genome shotgun sequence genome:
- the LOC137833548 gene encoding uncharacterized protein, whose amino-acid sequence MGRESHDPTSFHSSIALLQERFRQLQRVKEMREERELQKMLNEPKQFTSNSTLTYHNSNTSSILSHPELIMPSSSPPHVSLSLWPTSQGKQEDYRSPQTPVSMNYAHSQSLQLSWKNVYDCDSGADSGVDTSLHL is encoded by the coding sequence ATGGGTAGGGAAAGCCATGACCCCACTTCCTTTCACTCTTCCATTGCCCTTCTACAAGAGAGGTTTAGACAATTGCAGAGAGTAAAAGAAATGAGGGAGGAGAGGGAGCTCCAGAAGATGCTCAATGAACCTAAACAATTCACTTCCAACTCCACTCTCACCTATCACAATTCCAACACTTCGTCAATTCTCTCTCACCCTGAATTGATCATGCCATCCAGCTCACCACCCCATGTTTCTCTCTCCCTCTGGCCAACATCTCAGGGCAAGCAAGAGGACTATAGAAGTCCTCAGACCCCGGTCTCAATGAACTATGCACACTCACAGTCCCTGCAGCTTTCATGGAAGAACGTCTATGATTGTGACTCTGGCGCTGATTCTGGTGTTGACACTTCTCTTCACCTGTGA